The Microbacterium sp. W4I20 genome segment GTCGCATCGGCGATCGCCACGTCGGAGGCGGCGTCGACGGCACTGCCGGATGCCGGATTCGCAGCATCCGCCGTCGCGCGTTCGCTCGTCGTCAGGGTCGTGAGTGGACGGTTCGGCAGGAACAGGATCGCGATCAGGCTGATCACCGCGAGCGGGATGCCGATCAGGAACGAGTGCGCGATGGCCTGCGCGTAGAAGTCCTCCACGATCGAGCGAACAGGCTCCGGCAGCAGCCGGACCTCGGGGAGCGTGCCGCTGGAGAGCTGCGCCGCGACGTCTGCGCCCTTCTCGCCGAGCTGCCCGATGGCCGCGCCGAGGCGCTCCTTGCCGTCGGTGAACAGTCCGGTGAGGCTGTTCGCGAGTACGGCGCCCATGACCGAGACGCCGACAGTGCCGCCGAGGCTGCGGAAGAAGGTGACGCCCGAGCTCGCGACGCCCATCTCGCTGGGCTTGGCGACGTTCTGCACGATGAGCACGAGGTTCTGCATCGTCATGCCGACGCCCGCGCCCATCATGAACATGTAGAGCGAGACGAGGACGAAGTTCGTGTCGTAGTGCAGAGTCGACAGCGTCACGGAGCCGGCGATCAGCAGCAGGGAGCCGAGGATCAGGTACCCCTTCCACTTGCCGAAGCGCGTGACCAGCTGCCCGACGACCATCGAGGCGATCAGCAGCCCCGCCATCATCGGCAGCGTCATGAGGCCGGCCTCGGTGGGCGTGGCGCCGCGCGCGAGCTGCATGTACTGCGCGAGGTAGACCGCGGTGCCGAACATGGCGACGCCGATCGAGATCGACGCGAGCACCGACAGGGTGAAAGTGCGCCCCTTGAACAGGGAGAGTGGGATCAGCGGCTCGCGCACCTTGAGTTCGACGATGATGAAGGCGATGGTCGCGACGACGGCTCCGCCGACCATCAGCACCGTCTCGGTGCCCCACCAGTCGAAGGTCGAACCGGCGTTGGTGATCCAGATGAGGATGAGCGAGACGGCTGCCGAGAGCAGCACGATGCCGGTGTAGTCGATCGAGGCCTTGCGGGTGCGGGCGGTGCTGATGTGCAGGGTCTTCTGCAGGATGATCAGCGCGGCGACCGCGAAGGGCAGGGAGAC includes the following:
- a CDS encoding MDR family MFS transporter, whose protein sequence is MTTDSPAKMTHRQVLEALTGLLLGMFVSMIATTVVSTSMPVIVHDLGGDQAAYTWVITATLLTTAISTPIWGKLADLFNRKLLIQLAIVIFVGATAAAGFAQDTNTLIAFRALQGIGGGGLAALSQVIMADIISPRERGRYMGLFGAVMAVATVGGPLLGGWITDAANWRWNFFVSLPFAVAALIILQKTLHISTARTRKASIDYTGIVLLSAAVSLILIWITNAGSTFDWWGTETVLMVGGAVVATIAFIIVELKVREPLIPLSLFKGRTFTLSVLASISIGVAMFGTAVYLAQYMQLARGATPTEAGLMTLPMMAGLLIASMVVGQLVTRFGKWKGYLILGSLLLIAGSVTLSTLHYDTNFVLVSLYMFMMGAGVGMTMQNLVLIVQNVAKPSEMGVASSGVTFFRSLGGTVGVSVMGAVLANSLTGLFTDGKERLGAAIGQLGEKGADVAAQLSSGTLPEVRLLPEPVRSIVEDFYAQAIAHSFLIGIPLAVISLIAILFLPNRPLTTLTTSERATADAANPASGSAVDAASDVAIADATALSGATTGTVTVVGGTNDRRGDAASDDRR